The following proteins are encoded in a genomic region of Polynucleobacter paludilacus:
- the mreD gene encoding rod shape-determining protein MreD encodes MIDLESGYILRPVNPVFIYFSLFCALLLNLLPIGNYGWVPDWLIVCIIFWNIHQHRYIGVTWAFIFGLLMDVHNSDLLGLHAFSYALVAYIAIAWQKRIVALSVASQALHLLPIFLLVALFPLIMHWILSGEIIWWALTGAIQAFIETLLWPLATRILLAPQRRPIDIDHTRPL; translated from the coding sequence ATGATCGATCTTGAAAGCGGATACATTCTGCGGCCGGTTAATCCGGTATTTATTTACTTTAGTTTGTTTTGTGCCCTGTTACTCAACCTACTTCCGATTGGCAACTATGGATGGGTGCCAGACTGGCTAATCGTATGCATTATTTTTTGGAATATTCATCAACACCGCTACATCGGCGTGACTTGGGCATTTATTTTCGGCCTTCTCATGGATGTCCACAACTCGGATTTGCTGGGCTTACATGCCTTTAGTTATGCACTAGTCGCGTATATCGCAATTGCTTGGCAAAAGCGGATCGTAGCCCTGAGTGTGGCATCTCAAGCGCTCCATCTCTTGCCGATCTTTTTACTAGTAGCGTTATTTCCTTTGATCATGCATTGGATCTTGAGCGGAGAAATCATTTGGTGGGCACTTACTGGTGCAATTCAAGCCTTTATTGAGACCCTGCTGTGGCCGCTCGCAACACGTATTCTGCTCGCACCTCAGCGCAGACCGATAGACATAGATCACACTCGGCCACTTTAA
- the mrdA gene encoding penicillin-binding protein 2: MVSFKKPNLDSFQKRIHIATLFVTVCFALLGVRLVWLQLIQHGRYSLLAENNRIALVPAPANRGLLIDRSGIVIGRNYSALTLEVNAEEVKGNIDDLINQLSEVIQISPRDRRNFKRSLEDSRNMGTFPLRSMLNETETARFMANRYRFPGVDIRARSFREYPYNELASHLIGYIGRVSQKDKERMQAEIGDAKADDPDALQTSFLPGIQYVGKIGLEQKYESVLRGVPGYDQVEITAGGRPVRTLSSSPSIPGKNIVLSVDIKLQYLVEQLYGNFRGAFVAIEPQTGDILAFVSKPNFNPNDFVEGIDAVTWKELNDSPSKPLYNRPLKGIYPPGSTYKPFMALAALENKKRTPSQTIFDPGYFDFGNHTFRDDKKGGHGTVDMQKSIVESCDTYYYMLARDMGVDMIAKFMKPFGFGQITGIDLEGEAKGVLPSTDWKKNTFKKPEQQKWYEGETISLGIGQGYNAFTILQLAHAMANMANNGVVMKPHLVKAIEDPFTRRRELTTPKESYRIDLNPENIAVIKNAMIEVNRSGTSAAAFQGADYVAGGKTGTAQVFSLNSKEYKHGATAEFLRDHALFIAFAPADKPTIVIAMVVENAGFGAQYAAPIARKALDYYIDGKWPKEIPEWKRAP; the protein is encoded by the coding sequence ATGGTTTCTTTCAAAAAACCCAATCTCGATTCATTTCAAAAGCGCATTCACATTGCGACTTTGTTCGTTACAGTTTGTTTTGCATTGCTGGGTGTTCGGCTAGTCTGGCTGCAGCTAATTCAACACGGTAGATACTCGCTGCTTGCTGAAAATAATCGCATTGCATTGGTACCCGCCCCAGCTAATCGCGGTCTTCTGATTGATCGCTCAGGAATTGTGATTGGCCGAAACTACTCTGCACTAACGCTTGAGGTTAATGCCGAAGAAGTTAAAGGCAATATTGATGACTTGATTAATCAGCTATCGGAAGTCATACAAATTTCTCCGCGCGATCGTCGTAACTTTAAACGCTCGCTTGAAGACTCTCGCAATATGGGTACCTTTCCCTTGCGATCGATGCTCAATGAAACTGAAACGGCTCGCTTCATGGCAAACCGCTATCGCTTTCCTGGAGTAGATATTCGGGCCCGCAGTTTTCGTGAGTACCCCTACAACGAATTAGCCTCACATTTAATTGGATACATTGGGCGCGTCTCGCAAAAAGATAAGGAGCGGATGCAAGCAGAGATCGGTGATGCAAAAGCAGATGATCCTGATGCACTACAGACCTCTTTCTTGCCCGGCATTCAATATGTTGGGAAGATTGGCTTAGAACAAAAATATGAAAGCGTTTTGCGCGGGGTTCCCGGTTACGATCAAGTGGAAATTACCGCTGGTGGTAGGCCAGTAAGAACCTTGTCAAGCTCCCCCTCTATCCCGGGCAAAAATATTGTCCTATCCGTGGATATCAAGTTGCAATACTTGGTTGAACAGCTGTATGGAAATTTTCGTGGTGCATTTGTAGCGATTGAACCCCAAACTGGAGATATCTTAGCCTTTGTTTCAAAGCCCAACTTCAACCCGAATGACTTTGTTGAAGGTATTGATGCAGTCACTTGGAAAGAGCTCAATGACTCTCCATCCAAACCCCTCTATAACCGCCCCTTAAAAGGAATTTATCCGCCCGGATCGACTTACAAGCCCTTCATGGCTTTAGCAGCCCTGGAGAATAAAAAACGCACCCCTTCACAAACCATTTTTGATCCAGGCTATTTTGATTTTGGTAACCATACCTTTCGCGATGATAAAAAGGGTGGTCACGGTACAGTAGACATGCAAAAGTCGATTGTTGAATCTTGCGACACTTACTACTACATGCTTGCGCGCGATATGGGCGTAGATATGATTGCGAAGTTTATGAAACCTTTTGGCTTTGGCCAAATCACTGGAATTGATTTAGAGGGTGAAGCGAAAGGTGTTTTACCGTCTACGGATTGGAAAAAAAATACCTTCAAAAAACCTGAGCAACAAAAATGGTACGAAGGTGAAACGATTTCTTTAGGCATTGGTCAGGGATACAACGCCTTCACGATTTTGCAATTAGCCCATGCGATGGCCAATATGGCCAATAATGGGGTGGTTATGAAACCTCACCTTGTAAAGGCGATTGAAGATCCCTTTACTCGTCGTCGCGAGCTCACAACGCCAAAGGAGAGCTACCGCATTGATCTCAATCCAGAAAATATTGCAGTGATTAAAAATGCCATGATTGAAGTAAATCGCTCAGGCACCTCTGCAGCAGCCTTTCAGGGGGCAGACTATGTAGCTGGCGGCAAAACGGGTACAGCACAGGTGTTTAGCTTAAATTCGAAAGAATATAAACATGGCGCTACCGCTGAATTCTTGAGAGATCATGCTTTGTTTATTGCTTTTGCCCCAGCTGATAAGCCCACTATCGTGATTGCAATGGTGGTAGAAAATGCTGGCTTTGGCGCACAATATGCCGCACCGATTGCACGCAAAGCACTGGATTACTACATAGACGGCAAATGGCCTAAAGAGATTCCCGAATGGAAAAGAGCCCCTTAA
- the rodA gene encoding rod shape-determining protein RodA: MEKSPLKKIRSLLLRFSSGLDQRLGLILLCLAVMGFCTFLSASQGTPVSIEDELRNLALSFVVMWIVSRIPPKWLELAAVWIYGLGVALLVAVAAFGLIKKGARRWLNIGVVIQPSEIMKIAMPLMLAWYFQKREGIQKGWDYGIAGVILAIPVFLIARQPDLGTALLVFAAGMYVIILAGLPWKWILPFIGVGFFGIVLIVIFGNTICAPDITWPFVHDYQKHRICTLLDPSSDPLGKGFHTIQSMIAIGSGGLLGKGWFQGTQAHLEFIPEKHTDFVFAVFSEEFGLVGNLILLALFFALIKRGLAISAGAPNLFTRLLGASVTMIFFTYAFVNIGMVSGLLPVVGVPLPFISYGGTALVTLGFGAGILMSIHRHRRLVQS, encoded by the coding sequence ATGGAAAAGAGCCCCTTAAAAAAAATTCGGTCCCTCTTATTAAGATTTTCTTCAGGGCTAGATCAACGTCTAGGCTTGATATTGCTTTGTCTGGCAGTCATGGGTTTTTGTACATTCCTCTCGGCTAGCCAAGGAACGCCTGTCAGCATTGAAGATGAATTGCGAAATCTTGCACTCTCATTTGTAGTGATGTGGATCGTTTCACGCATTCCACCAAAATGGCTAGAACTAGCAGCAGTTTGGATATATGGCCTAGGAGTTGCGCTCTTAGTCGCAGTAGCTGCCTTTGGCTTAATTAAAAAGGGTGCAAGGCGCTGGCTCAATATTGGCGTAGTCATTCAGCCCTCAGAAATTATGAAAATTGCAATGCCACTGATGCTCGCTTGGTACTTTCAAAAAAGAGAGGGTATTCAAAAGGGTTGGGATTATGGGATTGCCGGAGTGATCTTAGCGATCCCTGTTTTTTTGATTGCCCGTCAACCCGACCTAGGCACCGCGCTCTTAGTTTTTGCTGCTGGAATGTATGTGATTATTTTGGCAGGACTCCCTTGGAAATGGATTCTGCCATTTATAGGTGTAGGCTTTTTTGGAATTGTCTTGATCGTCATTTTCGGCAATACGATTTGCGCTCCAGATATTACATGGCCATTTGTACATGACTATCAAAAACATCGCATTTGTACTTTGCTTGATCCTAGCAGCGACCCCCTGGGCAAAGGATTTCATACGATTCAATCGATGATTGCGATTGGCTCCGGAGGGCTCCTTGGCAAAGGTTGGTTTCAGGGCACCCAGGCTCATCTGGAATTTATTCCCGAGAAACATACTGACTTTGTATTTGCCGTCTTCTCTGAAGAATTTGGTTTAGTCGGTAACTTAATCCTGTTGGCTCTTTTCTTTGCCCTCATTAAAAGAGGGTTGGCAATTTCTGCGGGGGCGCCCAATCTATTCACTCGATTATTGGGGGCCTCAGTAACAATGATTTTCTTTACCTATGCCTTTGTCAACATTGGCATGGTCAGCGGTTTATTGCCAGTAGTTGGTGTACCACTTCCCTTTATTAGCTATGGCGGTACAGCCTTAGTAACGCTTGGATTTGGGGCGGGCATCCTGATGAGCATTCATCGACATCGCCGCTTAGTCCAGAGCTAA
- a CDS encoding HU family DNA-binding protein: protein MNKAELIAAIADDAEISKAKAEFALNSAIEHIIKAVTKADSVQLIGFGTFSSGKRAARMGRNPKTGEPLKIAAAKTVKFSAGKAFKDSVNKRKK, encoded by the coding sequence TTGAATAAAGCAGAACTAATCGCAGCGATTGCTGACGATGCTGAGATCTCAAAAGCCAAGGCTGAATTTGCATTAAATTCTGCTATTGAGCACATTATTAAAGCTGTTACTAAGGCTGACTCAGTTCAGTTGATTGGTTTCGGTACTTTCTCATCTGGCAAACGTGCTGCACGTATGGGCCGTAATCCAAAAACTGGTGAGCCACTCAAAATTGCTGCTGCTAAGACTGTTAAGTTCTCTGCTGGTAAAGCATTTAAAGATTCTGTAAATAAGCGTAAGAAGTAA
- a CDS encoding aspartyl/asparaginyl beta-hydroxylase domain-containing protein, translating to MQTRHIIFFIFVVSALYVYFRGKVRFGLVRSLMDYQVLLAPINCMLYLFSKIKPTAYIPVDQFPDLAPLKEHWETIRQEALSLNADGAIAAATGYNDLGFNSFFRTGWKRFHLCWYGKEMPSAIAACPKTLALLKSIPSIKAAMFASLPPGATLVRHRDPYAGSLRYHLGLVTPNDPKCFIDVDGQPYYWKEGEAVMFDETFIHFAANQTDHQRIVLFCDVERPLYTPFMRIFNRLFGKYVMSAASSQNVEGEKVGFVNVLFKYFYHLRSLAKQLKAKHRPVYYIGKWVLILGILWALFW from the coding sequence ATGCAAACACGTCACATCATCTTTTTCATTTTTGTGGTCTCTGCGCTCTACGTTTATTTTCGGGGCAAAGTCCGTTTTGGACTTGTCCGCTCTCTGATGGATTACCAGGTGCTACTGGCCCCAATCAATTGCATGCTCTATCTTTTTTCAAAGATTAAGCCCACAGCCTATATTCCAGTGGACCAGTTTCCAGACTTAGCGCCCCTCAAAGAGCATTGGGAAACCATTCGGCAAGAAGCACTTTCTTTAAATGCCGATGGGGCCATTGCTGCAGCAACTGGCTATAACGATCTAGGCTTCAACTCTTTTTTCCGAACGGGCTGGAAGCGCTTTCATCTCTGTTGGTATGGCAAAGAAATGCCTTCCGCTATTGCGGCGTGCCCAAAAACCCTGGCGTTACTGAAATCGATTCCCTCGATTAAGGCAGCGATGTTTGCTTCTCTCCCCCCGGGCGCTACTTTAGTGCGCCATCGCGACCCCTATGCGGGCTCCTTACGCTACCACTTGGGCTTAGTAACGCCCAATGACCCTAAGTGCTTTATTGACGTAGATGGGCAACCCTACTACTGGAAAGAGGGGGAGGCGGTCATGTTCGATGAAACCTTTATTCACTTTGCGGCCAATCAAACCGATCATCAGCGTATCGTCTTGTTCTGTGATGTTGAAAGGCCTTTATATACCCCGTTCATGCGCATCTTTAATCGCTTGTTTGGCAAGTACGTCATGAGTGCGGCATCCTCGCAGAATGTTGAGGGTGAAAAGGTTGGCTTTGTAAATGTCCTTTTCAAATATTTCTACCATCTGAGAAGTTTGGCAAAGCAGCTTAAAGCCAAACATCGACCGGTTTATTACATCGGCAAATGGGTCTTAATTCTGGGTATTTTGTGGGCCCTATTTTGGTGA
- a CDS encoding DUF167 domain-containing protein, producing the protein MTPPWIKQAPTGIVLSIYCQPGAKLTKVVGLFDTCLKISLQAPAAENQANEMLLAWLSKQLKIPQKQIQFISGQNSRKKRIEIWGSITPEQINRALMPK; encoded by the coding sequence ATGACGCCACCTTGGATTAAACAAGCCCCCACTGGGATTGTGCTTAGTATTTATTGCCAGCCTGGAGCTAAGCTCACAAAGGTAGTGGGGCTTTTTGATACTTGCTTGAAAATCTCGTTACAAGCTCCAGCAGCTGAAAACCAAGCCAATGAAATGCTGCTAGCTTGGCTGTCCAAGCAATTAAAAATTCCTCAAAAGCAAATTCAGTTTATTTCTGGTCAGAACAGTCGAAAAAAACGGATTGAAATTTGGGGCTCTATCACCCCTGAGCAGATTAACCGAGCCCTAATGCCCAAGTAA
- the can gene encoding carbonate dehydratase: protein MPIKNSESLNSLFANNRAWAEAMVKEDPEFFKRLVSQQAPEYLWIGCADSRVPANEIVDLLPGELFVHRNVANVVVHTDLNCLSVIQFAIDLLKVKHILVVGHYGCAGVHAALSDRRVGLADNWLRHVKDVHQKHERYLGEVLPTPKRQDRLCELNVIEQVINVCETTIVKDAWLRGQDLTVHGWTYRLETGLVNDLGMSISSPEEMKVRYEKTLLRYENESS from the coding sequence ATGCCAATCAAAAACTCTGAATCCCTAAACAGTCTTTTTGCCAATAATCGCGCCTGGGCCGAGGCGATGGTGAAAGAAGATCCTGAATTTTTTAAGCGCCTAGTCTCTCAGCAAGCCCCTGAGTATCTTTGGATTGGTTGTGCTGATAGCCGCGTTCCTGCCAATGAAATTGTTGATCTACTACCTGGCGAACTATTTGTTCATCGCAATGTAGCGAACGTCGTTGTGCACACTGATTTAAATTGCTTATCGGTGATTCAATTTGCCATTGACTTGCTAAAAGTAAAACATATTCTCGTTGTTGGTCATTATGGCTGCGCCGGCGTCCACGCCGCATTGAGTGATCGCCGTGTTGGCCTAGCGGACAATTGGTTGCGTCATGTTAAAGACGTTCACCAAAAACACGAACGTTATTTAGGTGAAGTACTGCCTACGCCAAAACGCCAAGACCGTTTATGCGAGCTCAATGTCATTGAACAAGTGATCAATGTTTGCGAAACAACCATCGTCAAAGATGCATGGTTAAGGGGTCAAGACCTCACTGTTCATGGTTGGACTTACCGCCTAGAGACTGGCTTAGTAAATGATTTAGGAATGTCAATTAGCTCTCCAGAGGAAATGAAAGTGCGTTACGAAAAAACTCTGCTGCGTTATGAGAATGAGTCTAGCTAG
- a CDS encoding LpxL/LpxP family acyltransferase yields MLKNLSNQLAVGFLKLLSILPYRLLVNLGYLLGSIAALLPSERNRVVKTNLSLCFPELSPNEINQLSRKHWRLLGRSLVEKSIIWLGSAKQVSDMIEVQSEVNLASRKPRILVNMHFTGIEGSIVLSALSKTHDWPRTSGFFQKMKSPFFNQKIIEWRNRFGGNSIDRQGNSMELIREIRKGSFIIIAPDIDLGIKDSTFVPFFNIQTNTITAVSRLAKITGADVCTMITTLKEDGSGYICSISKPLENFPSDDPEADTARLNQIFEKEIRLRPAEYYWVHKRFKNRPNQEAGPY; encoded by the coding sequence TTGCTGAAAAATCTTTCAAATCAGCTTGCAGTTGGTTTTTTAAAGCTTCTTTCAATTCTCCCCTACAGGCTGCTAGTCAATCTTGGATATCTGCTCGGTAGCATTGCCGCCTTGCTACCAAGCGAACGCAATCGTGTGGTGAAGACCAACTTGAGTTTGTGTTTCCCCGAGTTAAGCCCCAATGAAATAAATCAGTTAAGTCGAAAACATTGGCGCCTGCTCGGTCGCAGCCTGGTGGAGAAAAGTATCATTTGGCTCGGTAGCGCTAAGCAAGTGAGCGACATGATTGAAGTGCAATCCGAAGTAAACCTTGCCAGTCGTAAACCACGTATCTTGGTAAACATGCACTTCACCGGCATAGAGGGCAGCATTGTATTGAGTGCTCTTTCCAAAACCCATGATTGGCCCCGCACTTCCGGATTCTTTCAGAAAATGAAGAGCCCCTTCTTCAATCAAAAAATTATTGAATGGCGCAATCGCTTTGGTGGCAATTCGATTGACCGACAAGGCAACTCGATGGAATTGATTCGCGAGATTCGTAAAGGTAGTTTTATTATCATTGCCCCCGATATTGATTTGGGGATTAAAGACTCTACTTTTGTACCCTTCTTTAATATTCAAACCAATACGATTACCGCAGTGTCGCGCCTCGCCAAAATTACGGGGGCTGATGTCTGCACCATGATCACCACCCTCAAAGAAGATGGCTCCGGTTACATCTGCTCGATCAGTAAACCCCTAGAAAACTTCCCTAGCGATGATCCCGAGGCTGATACGGCTCGATTAAACCAAATCTTTGAAAAAGAAATTCGGCTCAGACCTGCAGAGTATTACTGGGTCCATAAGCGCTTCAAAAATCGCCCCAATCAAGAAGCCGGTCCTTATTAA
- a CDS encoding metallophosphoesterase family protein: MSERIGLFADLHSNLEAFEACMTRAKELGVTRMAFLGDLVGYNADPSALIDRIAALVDAKQAIAVRGNHDEAIFKDYTQQMNINASAAIEWTKTQLNSAQVQFLKDLPLIIHEEQICYTHASAHHPEAWNYVTDSMSAWQCAQSSGKPYTFVGHAHEQALFYQSAVGKLIRFAPHPGDDVPVMNHRKWVSVVGSLGQPRDGNPAACFAVFEPDSQSLTFHRTPYDHFTAAEKVRRAGLPEELANRLLTGK; the protein is encoded by the coding sequence ATGAGCGAACGTATTGGGCTTTTTGCCGACCTTCATAGTAATTTAGAAGCCTTTGAGGCCTGCATGACTAGGGCTAAAGAGCTGGGCGTCACACGCATGGCTTTTCTGGGTGATCTGGTTGGATATAACGCCGATCCCAGTGCCTTAATCGATAGGATTGCTGCACTGGTAGATGCTAAGCAAGCGATCGCAGTCCGCGGCAATCATGATGAAGCCATCTTTAAAGACTACACACAGCAAATGAATATCAATGCTAGCGCTGCGATTGAGTGGACCAAAACCCAACTCAATTCGGCTCAAGTGCAGTTTTTGAAAGACTTGCCATTGATCATTCATGAAGAACAAATTTGCTATACCCATGCCTCCGCACATCATCCTGAAGCCTGGAATTACGTCACCGACAGTATGAGTGCCTGGCAATGTGCACAAAGTTCTGGCAAGCCTTATACCTTTGTTGGCCATGCTCATGAGCAAGCACTCTTCTATCAAAGTGCCGTGGGTAAGCTAATTCGTTTTGCACCACATCCGGGTGATGATGTGCCGGTCATGAATCATCGCAAGTGGGTCAGCGTGGTTGGCTCTTTAGGGCAGCCTCGTGATGGCAATCCAGCAGCATGCTTTGCAGTATTTGAGCCTGACTCTCAGTCGCTTACCTTTCATCGCACGCCTTACGACCACTTCACAGCAGCAGAAAAAGTCAGGCGGGCAGGCCTCCCTGAAGAGCTTGCAAATCGTCTGCTGACAGGCAAATAA
- a CDS encoding serine/threonine protein kinase, producing the protein MPLSSDIEAVDDIFQEGKVVDGFLLGKEVHRGGMASLFSATKAGIGVPILLKIPRVGKDQPVESLIGFETELTILRALNSPYVPKYLGAGSMATQPYIAMERVNGRPLEDFIKEGKKFSVEEVIQIGADLAQAVQSLHSQDAIHLDIKPENILLDEHGKLTLIDFGLSHHARFPDLLAEEMRKGVGSAPYVSPEQIVGIREDYRSDIFSIGVIMYELLTGELPFGNPQTMGGLRKRLWAEPFPPRGIRKEIPRWLQEVILRCLEPRAASRIQSAARLRQILLDHESLKLTERADRVEPPSFWENLTRWLRAAGYEPSPSPLPSAGNQDSPLMIAAIDTRQSDGALHLKMQVAAQNLLQAYSEGRLICVSTIASTPTYEGNQESETASGIVRSHLVQLMEWAKPLKLPPERISYHVLEALDPASRIVEFAKDNDAALILIGATHKLPNKVTPWRTSMTKIVEEASCSVHIVRT; encoded by the coding sequence ATGCCACTTTCCTCAGATATCGAAGCGGTCGATGATATTTTTCAAGAGGGCAAGGTTGTTGATGGCTTCTTATTGGGCAAAGAAGTTCATCGTGGCGGTATGGCCAGCCTCTTCTCGGCCACAAAAGCAGGCATTGGCGTTCCAATTCTTCTGAAGATTCCTCGGGTTGGCAAAGATCAGCCCGTTGAAAGCTTAATTGGATTTGAGACTGAGCTTACTATTTTGCGCGCCCTCAACAGCCCCTATGTTCCTAAATATTTGGGGGCTGGCAGTATGGCGACCCAACCGTATATCGCCATGGAAAGAGTGAATGGTAGGCCCCTGGAAGACTTCATCAAAGAAGGAAAAAAGTTCAGTGTTGAAGAGGTAATTCAGATTGGCGCTGACTTAGCCCAAGCAGTCCAATCACTTCACTCGCAAGATGCAATTCATCTGGATATCAAGCCAGAAAATATTTTGCTTGATGAACATGGCAAGCTCACTCTGATTGATTTTGGCCTATCACACCATGCCCGCTTTCCAGATCTACTGGCTGAAGAAATGCGCAAAGGTGTTGGGTCTGCACCCTACGTCTCACCAGAGCAAATCGTGGGTATCCGCGAAGACTATCGCAGTGATATTTTTTCGATTGGCGTCATCATGTATGAACTCCTTACGGGAGAGCTTCCGTTTGGCAACCCTCAAACCATGGGCGGTCTTCGAAAACGTTTATGGGCTGAGCCATTTCCCCCGCGAGGGATTCGTAAAGAGATTCCCCGTTGGCTTCAAGAGGTCATTCTTCGTTGTCTCGAACCTCGTGCAGCCAGTCGAATTCAAAGTGCCGCTCGCTTACGACAAATCTTGTTAGATCATGAGTCTCTTAAACTCACTGAGCGTGCCGATAGAGTTGAGCCGCCAAGCTTTTGGGAAAACCTTACCCGCTGGTTACGGGCTGCTGGTTATGAGCCCTCACCAAGCCCTCTTCCCAGTGCTGGCAACCAAGATTCACCTCTGATGATTGCGGCGATTGATACACGCCAATCTGATGGAGCGCTTCATCTAAAGATGCAAGTCGCCGCTCAAAATTTATTGCAAGCTTACTCTGAGGGTCGTTTGATTTGTGTCAGCACGATTGCAAGCACACCAACCTATGAAGGCAACCAAGAAAGTGAAACAGCCAGCGGAATTGTGCGCAGCCACTTAGTCCAACTGATGGAATGGGCTAAGCCACTGAAGCTTCCTCCTGAAAGAATTTCTTATCATGTATTGGAAGCGCTCGATCCGGCCAGCAGAATTGTGGAATTCGCTAAGGACAATGATGCCGCATTAATCTTAATTGGCGCAACGCATAAACTGCCCAACAAAGTCACGCCTTGGAGAACCTCGATGACAAAGATAGTCGAAGAGGCTTCCTGCAGCGTTCATATTGTGCGTACTTAG
- a CDS encoding dicarboxylate/amino acid:cation symporter, translating into MTATLKKPPIYKILYFQVLVAVAIGVFMGHFYPEAAVAMKPFGDAFIKGIKMLIAPIIFCTVVLGIAGMEDMKKVGKTGGLALLYFEVVSSLALIIGLVVVNVFQPGSGMNIDPASLDTKGIAAYTGPGKIGTVVDFLMNIIPSTAIDAFAKGDILQVLFFAILFGFALHKFGGRGTLVFDLTEKLSHVLFDIIGIIMKFAPVGAFGAMAFTIGKYGIVSLFSLGKLMGSFYITCLLFIFIVLGLIARFNGFSIFKFVRYIKEELLIVLGTSSSESVLPRMIEKMEVLGAKKSCVGLVIPTGYSFNLDGTSIYLTMAAIFIAQATNTQMTLLQEITLLLVLLLTSKGAAGVTGSGFIVLAATLSAVGNVPVEGLAIILGIDRFMSEARALTNLVGNGVATIVVANWTGELDHKRLNAVLNRDSWIEAQEPEVILDRQQDKMK; encoded by the coding sequence TTGACCGCGACTCTCAAAAAACCCCCAATTTATAAAATTCTGTACTTTCAAGTGCTCGTAGCTGTTGCAATCGGTGTTTTCATGGGCCATTTTTACCCTGAAGCGGCCGTTGCCATGAAGCCCTTCGGAGATGCATTTATTAAGGGCATTAAGATGCTGATTGCCCCAATTATTTTCTGTACCGTCGTGCTGGGTATTGCGGGCATGGAAGATATGAAGAAGGTGGGCAAAACTGGTGGTTTAGCACTTCTTTACTTTGAAGTTGTGAGCTCTCTAGCCCTCATTATTGGCTTAGTTGTTGTTAATGTATTCCAGCCAGGTTCTGGCATGAATATTGATCCTGCCTCTTTGGATACCAAAGGCATCGCAGCCTATACCGGCCCTGGAAAAATCGGTACCGTTGTCGACTTCTTAATGAATATCATTCCTAGCACTGCAATTGATGCATTTGCTAAGGGCGATATTTTGCAAGTGCTTTTCTTCGCCATCTTATTTGGTTTTGCGTTGCATAAGTTTGGCGGCCGTGGCACTTTAGTATTTGACTTAACAGAAAAGCTATCCCACGTTCTTTTCGACATCATCGGCATCATCATGAAGTTTGCCCCTGTTGGCGCTTTTGGTGCAATGGCTTTCACTATTGGTAAGTACGGGATTGTCTCTTTGTTCTCATTGGGCAAGCTTATGGGTAGTTTCTATATCACTTGCCTACTATTTATCTTCATTGTGCTCGGTCTGATCGCACGCTTTAATGGCTTTAGTATTTTCAAGTTCGTGCGCTATATCAAAGAAGAGTTGCTGATTGTTTTAGGCACCTCTTCTTCGGAGTCGGTCCTGCCGCGAATGATTGAAAAAATGGAAGTCTTAGGAGCCAAGAAGAGTTGTGTCGGCTTAGTTATTCCTACGGGCTATTCCTTTAATTTAGACGGCACCTCGATTTATTTAACGATGGCAGCCATCTTCATCGCGCAGGCTACTAATACCCAAATGACCTTGTTGCAAGAGATCACCTTGCTGTTGGTCCTACTTTTGACCTCCAAGGGCGCTGCTGGCGTTACAGGCAGCGGCTTCATTGTTTTGGCTGCAACTCTCTCTGCCGTAGGTAATGTGCCGGTAGAAGGTCTGGCCATCATTTTGGGTATTGATCGCTTCATGTCCGAAGCCCGCGCCTTAACTAATTTGGTTGGTAACGGTGTGGCAACAATCGTGGTCGCCAATTGGACTGGTGAGCTCGATCACAAGCGACTCAATGCAGTGCTCAATCGCGATAGCTGGATTGAAGCGCAAGAGCCTGAAGTCATTCTAGATCGTCAGCAGGATAAGATGAAGTAA